The Sorghum bicolor cultivar BTx623 chromosome 6, Sorghum_bicolor_NCBIv3, whole genome shotgun sequence genome contains the following window.
GCGTGCTTCACCGCGCGGCCTTCGGACATCGTCGTCGCCACCCTGCCCAAGTCCGGCACGACGTGGATCAAGTCTCTCCTGTTCTCCACCGTGCACCGCAGAGAGCATCCCGCGGACGCCGCCGACGTCCACCCTTTCAGCTCCTTCGGCCCCCACGAGTGCATCAAGTTCCTGGAGTACCAAGTCTACACCGGCAAGGAGATTCTTCCAGACGACGTCGACGAGCTCCCGGATCCAAGGCTCTTCGCCACGCACGTCCCGTGGGTGGCGCTGCCGGCGGCCGCCGTTGCGTCGGGATGCAAGGTCGTGTACATGTGCCGCGACCCCAAGGACACCATGGTCTCGCTCTGGCACTTCGTGAACAAGCTCAGGGTCAAGGAATGGCTGGAGCCTCTCTCGGTGGAGATCGCCGCCGACCTGTTCTGCGACGGCTTGTCGGCGTTCGGGCCCTACTGGGACCACGTGCTCGGCTACTGGCGCGCTCACTTGGCGCGCCCCGGGCAGGTGCTCTTCTTCAGGTACGAGGAGCTGTGGAAGGATCCGCCGGCGCATGTCCGGAGGCTCGCCGCGTtcatcggcctcccgttcgacGTTGATGAGGAGGAGAATGGCGTGGTGGACGCCATCGTGAAGCTATGCTCGTTCGAGCACATGGGCGGGCTGGAGGTGACCAAGAGCGGCAGGACGGAGTTTGTGGTTGGCGCGGTGGAGAACAGCTCGTTCTTCCGGCGCGGCGGGGTCGGGGACTGGGCGAACTATCTGTCGCCGGAGTCAGCGCGGCGCATCGACGCTATTACCAAGAGCAAGTTCGAGGGTACAGGCCTCAGTTTGTAACCAGGGAATGACAACACATTGCGCTTACGCCTATGTGATGTCTGATGTCTTGTATCTATCTTGTTAAGAGAATCGC
Protein-coding sequences here:
- the LOC8082860 gene encoding flavonol 4'-sulfotransferase, which encodes MSSSSMRSFPSQTEPETREETETSQEIYRRCATSVISLPKSDGLSHLQLYRHHQGWHGSQMCIAGAMAADACFTARPSDIVVATLPKSGTTWIKSLLFSTVHRREHPADAADVHPFSSFGPHECIKFLEYQVYTGKEILPDDVDELPDPRLFATHVPWVALPAAAVASGCKVVYMCRDPKDTMVSLWHFVNKLRVKEWLEPLSVEIAADLFCDGLSAFGPYWDHVLGYWRAHLARPGQVLFFRYEELWKDPPAHVRRLAAFIGLPFDVDEEENGVVDAIVKLCSFEHMGGLEVTKSGRTEFVVGAVENSSFFRRGGVGDWANYLSPESARRIDAITKSKFEGTGLSL